One stretch of Priestia megaterium DNA includes these proteins:
- a CDS encoding HPP family protein, which yields MEIEKSFSQSKSPFLSYLSSYTKKMKGELKEEPKINYRDAVVSSLGGLIAIIISSSIALALGYPMALAPIGASCVLVFGAHKGPLSQPRHVLGGHLLATVSALIIWSLFHRSLITIAIVLAFVLILMILTKTVHPPAAASAIVAINTGAGWGFLGVIILCACVVVLISTVYNNLFQDRQYPRYWV from the coding sequence ATGGAAATTGAAAAGAGTTTTTCTCAAAGCAAAAGCCCCTTTCTGTCTTACTTAAGCTCTTATACGAAAAAGATGAAAGGAGAACTAAAAGAAGAACCAAAAATTAATTACAGAGATGCAGTCGTTTCTTCTTTAGGAGGCTTAATTGCGATTATCATCAGCAGCTCGATTGCACTCGCACTTGGGTATCCAATGGCGCTTGCTCCGATTGGCGCAAGCTGCGTGCTTGTCTTCGGTGCTCATAAAGGCCCTTTATCACAGCCTCGCCACGTGCTTGGAGGGCATTTGCTCGCAACGGTTTCAGCACTTATTATTTGGAGTTTATTTCATCGAAGTCTTATCACGATTGCGATTGTGCTTGCGTTTGTTCTTATTTTAATGATTCTTACAAAAACCGTTCATCCTCCCGCGGCGGCTAGTGCGATTGTAGCCATTAACACAGGAGCCGGCTGGGGATTTTTAGGAGTTATTATACTTTGTGCATGTGTGGTTGTACTGATTTCTACGGTGTATAATAATTTATTTCAAGATCGGCAGTATCCCAGGTATTGGGTTTAA
- the hag gene encoding flagellin Hag, with translation MRINHNITALNTYRQYNTANNAQAKSMEKLSSGQRINNAADDAAGLAISEKMRGQIRGLDQASRNAQDGVSMIQTGEGALNETHSILQRVRELAVQSSSDTNTADDRAEIQKEVNDLVSEVDRISGDTEFNTQKLLNGEGGTSGTFTFQIGANKDQTIDVTFASMKASDLGIDGLDLGTDASTSSTAIETIDGAIKKVSDERAQLGTKQNRLEHTINNLNASSENLTASESRIRDVDMAKEMMEQTKNSILSQASQAMLSQANQQPQNVLQLLR, from the coding sequence ATGAGAATTAATCACAACATTACAGCTTTAAACACGTACCGTCAGTACAACACAGCTAATAATGCACAAGCAAAATCTATGGAGAAATTATCTTCTGGTCAGCGTATTAACAATGCAGCTGATGATGCAGCTGGACTAGCTATTTCTGAGAAGATGCGTGGGCAAATTCGTGGGTTAGACCAAGCTTCTCGTAATGCGCAAGATGGTGTTTCCATGATCCAAACTGGTGAAGGTGCATTAAACGAAACACATTCTATTTTACAACGTGTTCGTGAGTTAGCTGTCCAATCAAGTAGTGATACTAATACAGCAGATGACAGAGCGGAAATTCAAAAAGAAGTAAATGATTTAGTAAGCGAAGTAGATAGAATTTCTGGTGATACAGAATTTAACACTCAAAAACTGTTAAATGGTGAAGGCGGAACCAGCGGAACATTTACGTTTCAAATTGGTGCAAACAAAGATCAAACCATCGATGTGACATTTGCTAGTATGAAAGCCAGTGACTTAGGGATCGACGGCCTTGACTTAGGAACAGATGCAAGTACTTCTTCTACTGCAATCGAAACAATCGATGGAGCAATCAAAAAGGTATCTGATGAACGCGCTCAGCTTGGCACTAAACAAAATCGTTTGGAGCATACTATTAACAACTTAAATGCTTCATCTGAAAACCTAACAGCATCTGAATCACGTATTCGTGATGTAGATATGGCGAAAGAAATGATGGAACAAACAAAGAATTCAATTCTATCTCAAGCTTCTCAAGCTATGCTATCTCAAGCTAATCAACAGCCACAAAACGTACTTCAGTTATTACGTTAA
- a CDS encoding peptidoglycan-binding domain-containing protein gives MTIVRNLIKIIVPIIIVAGFFFIMSNFKHTQTLSLAEEKRIKAYASLMQQAKAKEEDKTQILSLSSAAALGKGSAGEEVKVVQKSLGLNPDGFFGLQTEQAVKEFQVKNGYTADGIVGPKTWEALVNTGKNAEGTAESTSNSL, from the coding sequence ATGACTATCGTAAGAAATCTTATTAAAATAATAGTTCCAATTATTATCGTCGCAGGATTCTTTTTTATCATGTCTAATTTCAAACACACGCAAACATTGAGTCTAGCAGAAGAAAAAAGAATAAAGGCATATGCTAGCTTAATGCAGCAAGCGAAAGCAAAAGAAGAGGATAAAACTCAAATTCTATCACTTAGCAGTGCTGCAGCTCTTGGAAAAGGATCAGCAGGAGAAGAAGTCAAAGTTGTTCAAAAATCTTTGGGTCTTAATCCAGACGGCTTCTTCGGTCTACAAACGGAACAGGCAGTAAAAGAGTTTCAAGTGAAAAACGGCTATACAGCAGACGGTATTGTAGGTCCCAAGACGTGGGAAGCTTTAGTAAATACGGGCAAGAATGCAGAAGGTACAGCTGAATCTACTAGCAATAGCTTATAA
- a CDS encoding zinc ribbon domain-containing protein: MNCSNCGHFNDGGKFCVKCGHKLQEEAVASQTAAASEYQPQPQTAYAPQQPNQRVRQAKKVSKSFFSYFAEGIKNPTATAQAAGESQFVNALITVILYALSIPIMLYVGWKLLLIQFVRSMFKLPIISEELDPSDLEEFNTGADLIKATDINSIIHFNFTDFVFKQGILIFIGLAVIIGATYIAAKFGKVDVSFKEFFSRFGTFMIIPTALLLIGLVLAFLHVEYFSYFMNFGLLSIFLVVPYTIASFKQSGTSGLDRIYSTLIVYVVITIVLTFIANGLGEEAKAIITRMGNSNELNDLF, encoded by the coding sequence TTGAATTGTTCAAATTGCGGCCATTTTAATGATGGCGGGAAGTTTTGCGTGAAATGCGGTCATAAATTACAAGAAGAGGCAGTAGCAAGCCAGACGGCAGCAGCATCTGAATATCAGCCTCAGCCGCAAACAGCGTATGCGCCTCAACAACCTAATCAGCGTGTCCGTCAAGCGAAAAAGGTGTCAAAATCATTTTTTAGTTATTTTGCAGAAGGAATTAAAAATCCAACAGCTACAGCACAAGCAGCAGGTGAAAGCCAATTCGTTAATGCTCTTATCACAGTCATTCTTTATGCTCTTAGTATACCTATTATGCTGTATGTAGGCTGGAAGCTATTGTTGATTCAATTTGTTCGAAGCATGTTCAAACTGCCTATTATCAGTGAAGAGCTGGATCCATCTGACCTGGAGGAATTTAATACGGGCGCTGATTTGATAAAAGCTACAGATATCAATAGCATTATTCATTTCAATTTTACCGATTTTGTCTTTAAGCAAGGGATTCTCATTTTTATTGGACTTGCGGTTATTATTGGAGCAACATATATTGCAGCAAAGTTTGGAAAGGTAGACGTTTCTTTTAAAGAATTTTTCTCACGCTTTGGCACGTTTATGATTATTCCAACAGCGCTTCTTCTAATTGGACTTGTACTTGCATTTCTCCATGTAGAGTACTTCTCTTATTTTATGAATTTTGGTTTGCTGAGTATTTTCCTTGTGGTTCCATATACGATTGCCAGCTTCAAGCAAAGCGGCACAAGTGGGCTTGATCGTATCTATAGCACTCTTATCGTGTACGTAGTAATTACGATTGTACTGACGTTCATTGCGAATGGGTTAGGAGAAGAAGCCAAAGCAATTATTACAAGAATGGGAAATAGCAATGAATTAAATGATCTATTTTAA
- a CDS encoding histidinol-phosphatase HisJ family protein: MYLVDYHHHTNNSFDSQAVMKEVCEQAVENGINEICFTEHFSLNPLAPTYGHMDFDKYERELAQCRDQFQGQLVIKKGIEICEPHYLKEEYQKTMKQEKFDFILGSVHNINNIKLRKHLELNDKEAIYRAYFNEMYKLVSEADIDVLAHLDLMKRYAFEQYGIYDFYQFKDILADILKKAIDRNIGIEINTSGIRGKLGEALPALEVVGLYRDLGGEILTIGSDSHFAETVGAHMKEAVEMAKQCGFTGIYTFDQREAKGVRI, translated from the coding sequence ATGTATCTAGTAGACTACCATCATCACACGAACAATTCATTTGACTCACAGGCAGTCATGAAAGAAGTGTGCGAGCAGGCTGTAGAAAACGGCATAAACGAAATTTGTTTTACCGAGCACTTTTCATTAAATCCATTAGCGCCAACGTACGGTCATATGGATTTTGATAAATATGAACGAGAACTAGCACAATGCAGAGATCAGTTTCAAGGTCAGCTAGTAATTAAAAAAGGAATTGAAATTTGCGAGCCGCACTACCTGAAAGAAGAGTATCAAAAAACGATGAAGCAGGAGAAGTTTGATTTTATTTTAGGATCGGTTCATAACATTAATAACATTAAGCTTCGCAAGCATTTGGAGCTGAATGACAAAGAAGCGATTTACCGCGCTTATTTTAATGAAATGTATAAGCTAGTAAGCGAAGCGGATATTGATGTGTTGGCTCATTTAGATTTAATGAAGCGCTATGCGTTTGAGCAATACGGCATATATGACTTTTATCAATTCAAAGACATTTTGGCGGATATTTTGAAAAAAGCCATTGATCGTAATATTGGAATTGAAATTAATACTTCAGGCATAAGAGGGAAGCTGGGCGAAGCACTGCCGGCACTTGAAGTTGTTGGGCTGTACCGTGATTTAGGCGGAGAAATCTTAACGATTGGATCTGATTCACATTTTGCCGAAACGGTAGGAGCACATATGAAAGAAGCGGTTGAAATGGCAAAACAGTGCGGATTTACGGGAATTTATACGTTTGATCAACGTGAGGCAAAAGGAGTTCGTATTTAA
- a CDS encoding DUF969 domain-containing protein, whose protein sequence is MLKLIGVLLVAVGFLFRLNTLLVVTVAGIVTGLVSGLSLYEVITMFGQFFVDNRYMSMAILLTLPIFGVLEKYGLKEQAEVLIKKATNASSGNVLLIYLFIREISAAVGLNIGGHAQSVRPLVAPMSEGAARAKYGELPPKVKEDIRAHAAAAENTGWFFGEDIFIATGGILLMKGFFDSVGIHVDVWDMALWGIPTAIAALLISAIRFRQLDRRIHRKMTKHKPTSSSKTEAS, encoded by the coding sequence ATGTTGAAATTAATTGGGGTTTTGTTAGTGGCAGTGGGATTTTTATTTCGTCTAAATACACTGCTTGTGGTGACTGTTGCAGGCATCGTGACGGGCCTTGTATCAGGTTTGTCACTGTATGAAGTGATTACGATGTTTGGACAGTTCTTTGTAGATAACCGCTATATGTCTATGGCTATTTTACTTACTCTTCCTATATTCGGCGTGTTAGAAAAATACGGATTGAAGGAACAAGCGGAAGTGCTGATCAAAAAAGCCACAAACGCTTCTTCTGGAAATGTTTTACTTATATACCTTTTCATCCGTGAAATCTCAGCCGCAGTAGGCTTAAATATCGGCGGACACGCTCAATCCGTGCGTCCGTTAGTTGCACCTATGTCTGAAGGAGCAGCTCGTGCAAAATACGGAGAGCTTCCGCCTAAAGTAAAAGAAGATATTCGCGCTCATGCAGCAGCAGCTGAAAATACAGGCTGGTTTTTCGGAGAAGATATCTTTATCGCAACGGGTGGAATTCTCCTAATGAAAGGATTCTTTGACTCCGTAGGCATTCACGTTGACGTCTGGGATATGGCGCTTTGGGGTATTCCAACAGCCATCGCAGCACTGCTGATCAGTGCCATTCGTTTCCGTCAGTTAGACCGACGTATTCACAGAAAAATGACGAAGCACAAACCAACATCATCTTCTAAGACGGAGGCGAGCTAA
- the ggt gene encoding gamma-glutamyltransferase — protein MKRKWMYSLIFLAVLLVGGYAIVQQFNSETDNKFYKKINKFESSREINHSSGGYGVSSSNPIAVEVGMDVLEEGGNAVDAAVAVSYALGVVEPYGSGIGGGGGMLILPGDQSDKPTFFDYRETSPTSSEDSEEGIGVPGFVKGMETVHEKYGSKKMDELIEPAIKLADDGFPVGQQLAERLKGAQYRLSEDEIPNFFPGNQPIEEGEKLEQPELGETLELIKEKGSDVFYNGELAEEIADEVPGIQKSDLEEYSVEEREPVQGEFAGYDVISAPPPFAGITLIQSLQMAEMLHIEKTEEDTALFTHVTSEITNRANSDRVKHIGDPAFSEIDEKELTDKEYSRELAQDVSLNKLSEKYQLKGNDLEEEHISTTHFVVTDKDGTVVSVTNTLSNFFGSGENVEGFFLNNNLNNFNNIKNSLNYYEPGKRSRTFTAPTILRKDNEVIGIGTPGGSRIPMMLTEVLVRHLLFKESLQDAIDAPRFSIENNHLYTEFQYPTSVREELEGMGYEVEEKSSFIYYGGVQAIVIDQKDNVIYGGADPRRQGTWKVK, from the coding sequence ATGAAAAGAAAATGGATGTACTCGCTGATCTTTCTTGCAGTTCTGTTAGTTGGCGGTTACGCGATTGTACAGCAGTTTAATAGTGAAACAGATAACAAGTTTTATAAAAAAATTAATAAATTTGAGTCTAGCAGGGAGATTAATCATTCTTCCGGAGGATACGGTGTAAGCTCTTCAAATCCGATAGCTGTTGAAGTCGGAATGGATGTGTTAGAAGAAGGCGGAAATGCCGTGGATGCTGCTGTTGCCGTTTCTTATGCTTTAGGTGTTGTAGAACCTTATGGGTCTGGTATTGGCGGAGGAGGAGGAATGCTTATCCTTCCAGGTGACCAATCGGACAAGCCGACTTTTTTTGATTACCGAGAAACCAGTCCTACTTCAAGTGAAGATTCCGAAGAAGGGATAGGTGTGCCTGGATTTGTAAAAGGTATGGAAACGGTCCATGAAAAATACGGAAGCAAAAAAATGGATGAATTAATAGAGCCAGCTATTAAATTAGCTGATGATGGTTTTCCAGTCGGACAGCAGCTTGCAGAGCGTCTAAAAGGAGCACAATATCGTCTATCAGAAGATGAGATTCCTAACTTCTTTCCAGGGAACCAACCTATTGAAGAAGGTGAAAAACTCGAACAGCCTGAGCTGGGAGAAACGCTTGAGCTAATTAAAGAAAAAGGTTCAGATGTGTTTTACAATGGAGAACTGGCAGAGGAAATAGCGGATGAAGTTCCAGGAATACAGAAATCAGATTTAGAAGAGTATTCTGTTGAAGAAAGAGAACCCGTTCAAGGAGAGTTTGCTGGTTACGATGTAATCTCTGCACCTCCTCCGTTTGCAGGAATTACGTTAATACAATCCCTGCAAATGGCTGAAATGTTACACATTGAAAAGACAGAAGAAGATACAGCACTTTTTACGCATGTAACTTCTGAAATAACGAACCGGGCAAATAGTGATCGCGTTAAGCATATTGGAGATCCTGCTTTCTCTGAAATAGATGAGAAAGAGTTAACGGACAAAGAATATTCTAGAGAGTTAGCACAAGATGTTTCCCTGAATAAGCTGTCTGAAAAGTATCAGCTTAAAGGAAACGATCTTGAAGAAGAGCATATTAGTACAACTCATTTTGTTGTAACGGACAAAGATGGTACGGTTGTCTCCGTTACAAATACACTAAGTAACTTTTTTGGATCTGGAGAAAATGTGGAGGGATTTTTCCTCAACAACAATCTTAATAATTTCAATAACATAAAGAATTCCCTTAACTATTATGAGCCTGGAAAACGTTCACGAACGTTTACAGCACCTACTATTCTTCGAAAAGATAACGAGGTTATTGGAATAGGTACACCAGGAGGAAGCAGAATACCGATGATGCTTACGGAAGTTTTAGTGCGCCATCTTTTATTTAAGGAATCTTTACAGGACGCGATTGATGCACCTAGATTCTCGATAGAAAACAATCATCTTTATACCGAGTTCCAATACCCCACAAGTGTAAGAGAGGAATTAGAGGGAATGGGCTATGAAGTAGAAGAGAAGAGCTCTTTTATCTATTATGGAGGCGTACAAGCTATCGTTATTGATCAAAAAGACAATGTTATCTATGGAGGGGCTGACCCTAGAAGACAAGGAACATGGAAAGTCAAATAA
- the pgsC gene encoding poly-gamma-glutamate biosynthesis protein PgsC, with protein MFGSDLYVALVLGVILSLIFTEKTGIIPAGLVVPGYIGLIFDQPVFLVMVLIISLLTYVIVKHGIGRFVILYGRRKFAAMLVVGISLKLVFDYFYPIMPFEIYEFRGIGVIVPGLIANTIQKQGLAMTMGSTLLISGATFSLMFVYNFFI; from the coding sequence ATGTTTGGCTCAGATTTATACGTAGCATTAGTTTTAGGAGTTATTTTAAGTTTAATTTTTACAGAAAAAACAGGAATTATTCCCGCAGGGTTGGTTGTTCCAGGCTATATTGGTTTGATTTTCGATCAGCCGGTTTTCTTAGTCATGGTATTAATTATTAGTCTATTAACCTACGTTATTGTAAAACATGGTATTGGAAGGTTTGTGATTTTATATGGCCGTCGTAAATTCGCTGCGATGTTAGTAGTCGGTATTTCGTTGAAGTTGGTATTTGATTACTTCTATCCTATCATGCCTTTTGAAATTTATGAGTTTCGAGGAATCGGAGTTATTGTTCCTGGTCTAATTGCTAATACGATTCAAAAGCAGGGCTTAGCAATGACGATGGGTAGCACGCTGTTAATAAGCGGTGCTACATTCAGTTTAATGTTTGTATACAACTTTTTTATTTAG
- a CDS encoding CapA family protein, whose protein sequence is MDRKLDFKEKLLKFIKVTKKKTDKHVWIMLVILVIFMYGTILLSKPSEAIENNTTDDTLLNATMVGDIMFGRNVEKAASRYGQENLFRYVKPYFENADYSTGNFEHPVTLSDKYPEQEKYIHLQTDAQSVKTLKNLNLSVLNVANNHSMDYLENGLNDTIKTFNKSDLDFVGIGKNIKDASKINYQTVNGVKIATLGFTDAYVADSAANQNNPGILPAKPEIFIPLIEEAKENADLVVVHAHWGQEYDTAPSPRQEGLAKAMADSGADIILGHHPHVLQSVDVYKNTVIFYSLGNFVFDQGWSASRESALVQYKLKKDGTARFEITPVLIKEATPTPLGKWDTYYKEKIFKRLTKSSSKSLGIKEENNKLVFTVDHSRVVKKGLTE, encoded by the coding sequence ATGGACAGGAAATTAGATTTCAAAGAAAAGTTATTGAAATTTATAAAAGTAACGAAGAAGAAAACGGATAAACATGTATGGATTATGTTGGTAATCCTTGTGATTTTTATGTACGGAACCATTTTGCTAAGCAAACCAAGTGAAGCAATTGAAAATAACACGACAGACGATACGTTGCTTAATGCAACAATGGTTGGAGATATCATGTTTGGCCGTAATGTAGAGAAAGCAGCTAGCCGCTATGGACAAGAGAATTTATTTCGCTATGTGAAGCCATATTTTGAAAACGCGGACTATTCAACAGGAAATTTTGAACATCCAGTTACGCTTAGCGACAAATACCCAGAGCAGGAAAAGTATATTCACTTGCAAACGGACGCACAATCCGTGAAAACTCTGAAGAATCTTAATCTGTCTGTTTTGAATGTAGCAAATAATCACTCGATGGATTATTTGGAAAACGGATTAAACGATACAATAAAGACGTTTAATAAGTCAGACTTGGACTTTGTAGGAATTGGAAAAAATATTAAAGACGCTAGTAAAATTAACTATCAAACAGTTAACGGAGTTAAGATAGCTACACTTGGTTTCACGGATGCATATGTTGCTGATTCAGCAGCTAATCAAAATAATCCAGGCATACTTCCTGCTAAACCGGAAATTTTTATTCCACTAATTGAAGAAGCAAAAGAGAATGCTGATTTAGTTGTGGTGCATGCGCACTGGGGGCAAGAGTATGACACGGCTCCTTCTCCTAGACAAGAAGGATTAGCCAAAGCAATGGCAGATTCAGGGGCCGATATCATTCTTGGCCACCATCCTCATGTTTTACAATCTGTTGATGTCTATAAAAATACCGTTATCTTTTACAGCTTAGGGAATTTTGTCTTCGACCAAGGATGGTCAGCATCAAGGGAGAGCGCACTCGTTCAGTATAAGTTAAAGAAAGACGGAACAGCCCGTTTTGAAATTACACCTGTACTTATAAAAGAAGCTACACCGACTCCGTTAGGAAAGTGGGATACGTACTATAAAGAAAAGATTTTTAAACGTCTGACTAAAAGTTCTTCAAAATCACTTGGAATCAAAGAAGAAAATAATAAGTTAGTATTTACAGTCGACCACTCTCGGGTAGTAAAAAAGGGGTTAACTGAATAA
- a CDS encoding zinc ribbon domain-containing protein → MGYCKECGHQLANEHEFCPECGHPVERKETSSQGAQSQRYVESASPSVEEGRESVKPPNKKTKVIAISVIAAAAILGGAYYGIDKTMMAPKAVSEKFIASVKGNDIDKVKKYVNDGQIQLEANDGQTKAFITYLHENPDVMKSISEGLAADSRALEAGVPSEDHSSYAKLEQDGKKWGIFDHYTVQVNPVYAKVQSTEDATAVYIDGQKAGTVSSDSSKKIGPFLPGTHTVKGEVQNDYGKVENEQEIDGTEGEDVNVEFDWSDHAVYVSSDYDDATLFVNGKDTKTEIGDIDYLGPLPMDGSVKVYAERKFDSGEKKTEEVSIKKGMEDIALNFDEENTAEASAPSREDGEGSQDSKADSGVSTSEVSSFIEQYMYATISSINSGDFSIAEPYIDSNGPKYKEQKDYTAYLIKKGITEDLLSFNVNRVTKIDDSMYKVYTTEEYDISYGDGSVKYKKFNSIHKVKELSDGSLGVYQLISSTEVK, encoded by the coding sequence TTGGGATATTGTAAAGAGTGTGGCCATCAGTTAGCAAATGAGCATGAATTCTGTCCAGAGTGTGGACATCCCGTCGAAAGAAAGGAGACTTCTAGCCAAGGAGCACAATCACAGCGTTACGTAGAATCCGCATCACCTTCAGTAGAGGAAGGGAGAGAATCGGTAAAACCTCCAAATAAAAAAACAAAGGTTATTGCGATTTCAGTTATAGCAGCAGCTGCTATACTTGGCGGCGCTTATTACGGAATAGATAAAACAATGATGGCGCCTAAAGCCGTGTCAGAAAAATTTATTGCTTCAGTAAAGGGCAATGATATTGATAAAGTAAAAAAATATGTAAACGATGGTCAAATTCAACTAGAAGCCAACGATGGACAGACAAAAGCATTTATTACATATTTGCATGAAAATCCGGATGTAATGAAATCAATCTCTGAAGGGTTAGCGGCAGATAGCAGAGCGCTTGAAGCAGGAGTTCCAAGCGAAGATCACTCTTCATACGCTAAGTTAGAACAAGACGGAAAGAAATGGGGAATCTTTGATCATTACACGGTACAAGTAAACCCTGTATATGCAAAAGTTCAGTCTACAGAAGATGCGACAGCGGTATATATTGACGGTCAAAAAGCTGGCACGGTAAGCAGTGACTCCTCTAAAAAGATTGGTCCATTTTTACCTGGTACGCATACCGTAAAGGGTGAAGTGCAAAATGATTATGGGAAAGTTGAAAATGAACAAGAGATTGACGGTACCGAAGGAGAAGATGTGAACGTTGAGTTTGATTGGTCAGATCATGCAGTATACGTTTCTTCAGATTATGATGACGCGACGCTGTTCGTTAATGGCAAAGACACAAAAACAGAAATTGGCGATATTGATTATCTAGGTCCACTGCCAATGGATGGTTCTGTAAAAGTATATGCAGAACGCAAATTTGATTCTGGAGAAAAGAAAACGGAAGAAGTGTCAATCAAAAAAGGAATGGAAGATATTGCACTTAACTTTGATGAGGAAAATACGGCAGAAGCATCAGCTCCTTCTAGGGAAGATGGGGAGGGTAGCCAAGATTCAAAAGCTGATTCTGGAGTATCTACTAGCGAAGTTTCTAGTTTTATTGAACAATATATGTACGCTACAATTTCCTCAATTAACAGTGGAGACTTCTCTATTGCAGAGCCTTATATCGATTCTAACGGACCAAAATACAAGGAACAAAAAGATTATACAGCTTACCTAATCAAAAAAGGAATAACAGAAGATTTATTAAGCTTTAACGTAAATAGAGTAACAAAAATTGATGATTCTATGTATAAAGTGTATACAACAGAAGAGTATGATATTTCGTACGGAGACGGATCTGTTAAATACAAAAAATTCAATAGTATTCATAAAGTAAAAGAGTTATCTGATGGAAGTCTAGGAGTTTACCAGCTTATTAGTTCAACTGAAGTAAAATAA
- a CDS encoding DUF979 domain-containing protein → MKSILTLDTIYYLLGIIVAFIAIRIARDPNHPNRLGSSLFWALFSITFLFGNVIPPFYVGCLVIIMVLLASFNRVTKSNEAETPAEERVAHAQRLKNKIFLPALFIPIFTIIGTLLFGKIKFGNWALIDPEKVTLISLAIAAVIAFIASMGVTKAKMDVPVKEGSRLLQAVGWAVILPQMLAALGGIFSKSGVGTVVSDIVSDVLPTNYAFVAVLAYCLGMLLFTIVMGNAFAAFAVITGGIGLPLIVHMHGGNPAIMAALGMFAGYCGTLLTPMAANFNIVPAMLLELKDKNAVIKVQVPIALSVFVVNTLLMYYLVYHF, encoded by the coding sequence ATGAAAAGCATTCTGACGCTTGATACGATTTACTACTTACTCGGTATTATTGTCGCTTTTATCGCGATTCGAATTGCACGTGACCCTAACCATCCTAATCGTTTAGGATCTTCCCTATTCTGGGCGCTGTTTTCCATTACATTTTTATTTGGCAACGTGATTCCGCCTTTTTATGTAGGGTGCTTAGTTATTATCATGGTGCTGCTTGCTTCTTTTAACCGCGTAACTAAATCGAATGAAGCGGAAACACCTGCTGAAGAACGAGTGGCTCACGCGCAACGATTAAAAAACAAAATCTTTTTACCAGCTTTATTTATTCCTATTTTTACGATTATCGGTACCCTTCTCTTTGGCAAAATTAAATTTGGAAACTGGGCGTTAATTGACCCGGAAAAGGTCACGTTAATTTCACTGGCAATCGCTGCTGTCATTGCTTTTATCGCTTCAATGGGCGTCACAAAAGCGAAAATGGACGTGCCTGTTAAAGAAGGAAGCCGCTTGCTTCAAGCAGTCGGCTGGGCGGTTATTTTACCGCAAATGCTGGCAGCGCTCGGCGGTATCTTTTCAAAATCAGGCGTTGGAACAGTCGTCTCAGATATTGTAAGTGATGTACTGCCGACTAACTATGCGTTTGTTGCTGTGCTTGCATATTGCTTGGGGATGCTGCTATTTACGATTGTCATGGGAAATGCGTTTGCGGCGTTTGCCGTTATTACTGGAGGGATTGGACTCCCGTTAATTGTACATATGCACGGAGGAAATCCAGCAATTATGGCAGCACTGGGCATGTTTGCTGGCTACTGCGGCACGCTTCTTACGCCAATGGCAGCTAACTTTAATATCGTACCTGCTATGCTGCTTGAACTAAAAGACAAAAACGCCGTGATTAAAGTACAAGTGCCGATTGCGCTATCCGTTTTTGTTGTTAATACGCTATTAATGTACTACCTTGTATATCACTTTTAA
- the pcp gene encoding pyroglutamyl-peptidase I gives MTTVLLTGFEPFEGESINPSLESVKALDGVVVEDYHIIAKPLPTVFGESIAKLHTYIEEISPSIVICVGQAGGREGITVERIAINVDDARIPDNIGQQPIDRSIIENGPAAYFSTLPIKAAVENLRQAGLPSSVSQTAGTFVCNHVFYGLMNMINNCSIKGGFVHIPYLPEQAVNHPGKASMSLDLIVQGLLSIVKTTILTEDDILVSGGATH, from the coding sequence ATGACAACTGTATTACTAACCGGCTTTGAACCATTTGAAGGTGAAAGCATTAACCCATCTTTAGAATCTGTAAAAGCTTTAGACGGTGTAGTCGTTGAAGACTATCACATTATTGCTAAGCCTCTTCCTACTGTGTTTGGCGAATCAATCGCAAAGCTTCATACGTATATAGAAGAAATTAGCCCTTCCATCGTCATTTGCGTTGGACAAGCAGGGGGCCGAGAAGGAATTACCGTCGAACGCATTGCGATTAACGTAGACGACGCGCGAATCCCTGACAACATTGGTCAGCAGCCTATTGATCGCTCTATTATCGAAAACGGTCCTGCCGCATACTTTTCGACACTGCCCATCAAAGCAGCTGTCGAAAACTTACGCCAAGCAGGCCTCCCAAGCAGCGTCTCACAAACCGCTGGAACCTTTGTGTGCAACCACGTGTTTTACGGGCTCATGAATATGATTAACAACTGTTCCATTAAAGGTGGATTTGTTCATATTCCTTACTTGCCTGAGCAAGCCGTCAATCATCCAGGGAAAGCCAGCATGTCGTTAGATTTGATTGTGCAGGGACTTCTTTCTATCGTAAAAACTACAATCTTAACTGAAGATGATATTTTAGTTTCAGGCGGAGCTACTCATTAA